The Rhodamnia argentea isolate NSW1041297 chromosome 7, ASM2092103v1, whole genome shotgun sequence genome contains the following window.
AGTTACAATAGATGTGCTACCCGAACTTCCAGTTTATAGAACAGTGCATTAGACTGTTACCTTTtggaaagaaaccaaaaaagaaaagaaaaaggacgaCAGAAAAACCACCTCTTTGTATGACATTAGATATATCCAACCTTACTGAATGAAAGTACGTATCCCATCTGCTTacctcaacttttattttttattttttattgaagcTTACCTGAACTTCAATTACTACCAAACACGTGCTTAGTCATCTGTTTCAAAGCTAGAGTAATTCCTAAAGTAGAGGCAAATCTGGCCACCAATTCCTGCATCCTCCACCAACTTCTTAAGCAACTGCAGTTGCATTTAAGCCAGATCGACTACATTGTAGAAGGTGTACACTGTTTATCCAAAGAATCCCGTTGAGCTAAAACTACTCCACCTAGACATCCTATGTTGAAGACAATCGACCAACAGAGACTTGAAGTGCGTTCAATGACAGCATCATAATTTTACATACGTACATTAATCTATATGGTAGAATAGAATAGAAATCTTGACCTGAAAGCAACAAAGTCATCACTCATCACATGCTCATGCAATTGCCACTGAAAGCAGTCGATAACAGTACTGGAAGTTCTTTAAACAGGATACCTATGACTATGAGATGCATAATGCCAGGAGAAGTCACTTCAATTTATGGAAGTATTACGGAAAATGCACACTGGTGGATGAAACAAACTCGAGAATTTTATAGCCCAGAATTTTCCCAGATCCACCTCATTGTAGCTTGCTAAATCAACTTAAAACAAGGGAACAACATATAGATCGATTCCTAGCAGTTGTACATGTGAAcaaggttctctctctcccacaaaAATCGAACaccaaacagaaaagaaaaggatacaAGAAATACATGCAAAGTTCGAAATCAACAGCCAGGATTGTTTCAAGACAACCTTGACATAACATGTATATTTGAAGCAAAGGGTCTATAATACCACATCATGTTGAGCCTCTATCACCAATTAATTGCACCATCAAAATAAAAGCAACCACTGATGTCATCAGCAACAATTAACAAAGAATATGCTTCGCAACAACACACTCTGAAAGTGGTCTAACACTCCCAAGCACAACTTGCAAGGATAAAATTCATTTCCAATGTTTAAGCAGAGAGCAACATAAACTAGGTGcttgaaaggaaaagaacacatgaaaatgaaaacagcCCCCCAAACATGATATCCCACACTCagggtttttttttacttgtttgATTTAATCTAAGAGAACATTGAGTGAGTTAATCTGATATGAGtttgtcttgcatatttcaaaGCTGAAGCTAAATCAATAAGGCAGGTACATGGAAAATAAGTTTAAACCGAGCAAAAAAACACCCAATCCTCAAGACTCAGATTTCAGTTTATGGGTTTGCTCTTAGTTAAAGATTAGACAGAACCGACTAATCCAATCTTGGTTAGGCTTCTGCATTTTTCCAAACTGAAGCTAGATTGATAAACAAGGTGAATATTGCTTTCTTATTTGGGCTCACAAATCAACTCTTACAATGGCAAGAAAGTTtaaacttcgaccaaaaaaaaaaaaaagagtttagacTTACAAACTTAAAGATTGTGCATTTCTCCAGTCAGGtgcattaaaaagaaaaggtcagTTAGCTAACGAATTATCTCAAAGCAAGAAACCCGGTTTGCTTTAAATTTAAGGTCTTACTTTACCCTGCCTAGTTGTAATACCATCAGGAAGTTCATACATAATCAGATGCTGCAAAAAGCTTTTTATTTCGAAGCTTAGGATCTGTATTATACCCCGCCTTACTGAGAATTATTTGTCAACAAATTGCGCCAGCACAGAAAGCAATCAGCAATGTCATCGTGTATGATTGCAGCGAGCAACCTCATCCTCCTTTATCATGATTCATTCGTCCAACTTCAGAACAATGGATGAACAGATCTCCCTAAGAGCAAGTCTAGAACTAAATGTATTCCATGGTGCAGTGTAGGCATAAAGATCAAACAAAACCAAGTTACATTATCTCAGGGTAATTGAGTGCAAATTAAGTGAAAGTTAGGAGAAGGTAAAATCTGAGATCATGTCCACAGTCATACACATTGATACATACAAAAATACTAGATGATAACTTCTCTGCTTGTCTCAGTAAGAAATTCCACGATATTTACCTCAAGACCAACTTCTGCATAAGCTAAGCAAGTCCAGATACTGCCCTCAACCCGCGAATTGTGTCAAAAGTATTTGTGACTAGTTAGCAGGAAGATGTTCTTCAATACTTAAAAATCTCCCTTGAGAACAGTTATTTGCCATTTGATTAGTTTGCTACCCAGGAAACTCATCACATGTACAAGTCAAGGAATAAACCAAATAAACCTTGGAGATAAAACTCATATATCCGATCTCGGAACACCTGATAAGGACAAATTCCAGTAGGGCAGTCCACTCATTGGATGAATGCATTTGAGTTTATGCAGCATAGAAAAGACAAGATGAAAGCCAGGTCCAAGCTACACAGTTTCTGGTACTAAGCTGGTCTAAGAGGGCACGACAAATTTAAGAGGAAAAACTCAGGATCTTATTCTTTCTCGATAGTAAATTTCTATACCATTTATCTATTCACATAGCAACAGGAGTTCTCTACATTGGCTAAGAACCCACACTGTTCAGAACCAGACTCATCAGAGAAACAGTTCAAATCAGGTGCGGTAAGACATTGTCCTATGATCACATATAACTCCATCAAAACGATTAAAACCCTCCACAcatcaaaaaaagagagaccagACATACAGAACTCTTTGCAACGTAGACATCCTATGTCCTGGTTATCATGCTGCAAGAACGAGTCAGCCGGAACGTCAGACTCCCTTCAAGCAAGCTTGGCTCTGCCTCGATGCACTCATGTTCATATGGCTTTCTACAACCAGGGCAACGCCCATCTTCCTCGAGGATCCTCTTGTGGCAGAACAGGCAGAGCCTGAACCCACACAGGCATGGCAAGAAGCTAGAGTCTGTCTTGTCCAAATCCTCGAAGCATATGGGGCATGACGAGGGCGCGGATATAGCCTTATTACACCCCCAAGGGATGGGTCCACTACCATAATGCCGGTTTGTGTCAGGGAAACTGTACTGCTTAGACAAATTGGGTAGACTCTGGGGGCGAAAAGCATCGTCAGGCCTCCACGCTTGGTTGTTCGCAGTGGCAGTTCTCGGAGGCCTTTTAACGCACTCAGGTCTCGAACTATCTGGAACCACCAACTCTTCCTTGTGCTCTCCTCGAGACTGCAATCCGCCAACTGTTTCGCCCTTGGGAGGAGGGTCAAAAGGAGGATTCTGGGGCTTTTCATCGGCAGCTAAGGCATCAGCCACGGCTTCCCAATCATCCAAGCACCCATCATCccctccctcctcttcttcagtAGTACTCCCAGAAAAGCACCCAGTGCTGCTACCACTGCTACAGCTGCTGCTGCTACCAATACAATTGCCACTCAAATGATTGCCGCTCAATACACTGGTGAGACCAATCGGACTGTTCGATGGAGACTCGGAATCACTGTCTTGGTGGACAGATCCGTTCTGGTCATCTCTCTGCCTCCTCGTCTCTAAATTCTCCAGCAACTGGCCGCTCCCACTTCGCTGGCGATTCTCACCTTTCCAATCCTCACTGCTTTGCTTATTCTTGACTGGATATTCACCACAGCACCAAAAATCAACAGAGGAACGCAGATCGTCTATAAAACTCAACAAATACGCCGAAAACAACACTAGGCAATCATCACAACGAAAGAAGGGACCCCGATTATTAGCATAAAGAACAATCGACTGCGTACCCTGCGAAAGCCACTGCTCGCGACGAGCGTCGAGCTTGCACTGCTTCAGCTTCGCCGACCTGTTGGCCTGTACAACGGCAATCAAAGATTCTTAGCGAAAGCGAATAAGAATCGCAAATCAAACCATCCCATGGGTCAAAACACATTGCCAGAAAGAAGGACGGGGCAAAAAGGCGTTTCGAAATAGAAGCTGGAGGACGTACTCTCTTCTTCTTGGCGAAATCCTTCGCGTTCGGCGCCGAATTGGCGTAGGCATTGGTGATCGAATCGGAAACCATGGCCGCTTCCTTCGCTCGATCGATTCGGCAGAACCCTAATTCGTTTCGCTCAAGAGGAAATTTCCAGATGGAGAgattggcgagagagagagagagagagataggatAACGGAAACTCCTCTGCTTCGCTCGCTCGGTTTCTTCAGACCCTTACAGCGATCGCACGAGAGGAGATATATGTAGTCGCCCGGTTTACCAAACTGCCCTCCGCCCGTCGCGTTATTTACGGTGCGGCCCAAGCGAGTCGTAACGCGAGtttctcattttgattttctttttattttaggcAACAAAATATTCATCGCTCGCATTGATAGGCCTTCCGCCTGGCGGAGTGCTGTGCTGACGCGGCCTCTCTAGCGGCATACATCGTACTCGTGCCTCGCGACTGCAGATCTAACGCTGTCGTTTTCGGACATGTTCGAACCAAGATTGGCCAATTAAAATCTTTCCGGAATTGTTAGGGTCCATTAAAATCTTTCTATGAATGTTACTTTCGAATTTAGCAGAATAAATACTCAAAATGCAAAATTAGTTAATCACATTAACTCGATCGGATTATTTAGGGTAagcgttttcttttttgaggcACATAAAACCCATGCAATCATAGCGACGTTTAGCAAATTAATTAGATCGCATTTATgatatgtgattttttttttgttttatcttcATCATTAATCCCAATAGCACCTTATTAAATGTAAGATTTGATAGAGTGATTGTTACGAATGAAAGGCAAGGGCATTGAATTGCAATGCATGCTTAGAGATATCGTACTAAATGCTTTCTTATATGCCGTCAAGGTCCAAGAAACGAGTGTAACAAATGAGAAAATATAGAATTTAAGTTTATATTAATGAAAAT
Protein-coding sequences here:
- the LOC115734790 gene encoding uncharacterized protein LOC115734790; this encodes MVSDSITNAYANSAPNAKDFAKKKRANRSAKLKQCKLDARREQWLSQVKNKQSSEDWKGENRQRSGSGQLLENLETRRQRDDQNGSVHQDSDSESPSNSPIGLTSVLSGNHLSGNCIGSSSSCSSGSSTGCFSGSTTEEEEGGDDGCLDDWEAVADALAADEKPQNPPFDPPPKGETVGGLQSRGEHKEELVVPDSSRPECVKRPPRTATANNQAWRPDDAFRPQSLPNLSKQYSFPDTNRHYGSGPIPWGCNKAISAPSSCPICFEDLDKTDSSFLPCLCGFRLCLFCHKRILEEDGRCPGCRKPYEHECIEAEPSLLEGSLTFRLTRSCSMITRT